The genomic DNA CCCGGGCGCTGTCTCCGGGCCGAGGACGGTGTGGTCGATGCGGGCGGCAAACGTATCGCGGTCCATACCGTGTTATCGCAACGCCCTCAATTAAATAATACGCAGCCGGCACCGGAGACAGGACGCCCGCCCGGTCACGGAACGACCGCCGCGGGTCTTTTTGTCCCCCCGAGCGAACGGCACCCATGGACGAGACGCCGGAGCTCCATTCCGATGTCGAGGAGACTGCCCGCCGTATCGCGGAGATGGAGGTCCGTGGAGCGGCTTCGATAGCCGATGCCGCTGCCGCTGCACTAGGAACGCAGGCTGCGACAGCCGAAAGCGAGACACCGGAAGCGTTCCGGCGGACAATGCGCGCGGCTGCTCGACGGCTCTACGAGACGCGGCCGACGGCGGTCAGTCTGCCGAACGCGTTGCGGTATGTCCTGTCCGGAATGGACGGCGACGATGTCGAGACGCTTCAGACCACCGTCCAACAGCGCGTGTCAGCATTCCGGGACGACCTCGATGACGCACAGGACCGGCTCGGGCAGATAGGGGCTGGGCGGTTTAGCGACGGCGATGTCGTGATGACCCACTGCCACTCGTCGGACGCCCTATCGTGTATCGAGGCGGCCGTCGAGTCGGGGGCCGACATCGAGGCTGTCGTCAAGGAGACCCGTCCGCGGAAACAGGGGCACATCACCGCCAGCGAACTCCGCGAACTCGGCGTGCCGGTGACGCTCATCGTCGACAGCGCCGCCCACAGTTTCCTCGACGACGTTGACCACGTCCTCGTCGGGGCCGACAGCATCGCCGCCGACGGCAGTGTCATCAACAAAATCGGGACCGCCGGCCTCGCCGTGTCGGCCCGTGACCGCGGGGTTCCGGTCGTCGTCGCCGCCCAATCCATCAAGCTCCACCCGAAGACGTTGACGGGGACGGCCGTGGCAATCGAGCGCCGGGATATCAGGGAGGTCCTCGACGAGGAGACACATGAGGACATTGGCGCTGCTGAGGTCGCCAACCCGGCCTTCGACGTAACACCGCCGCGGCACGTTGACGCCATCGTCACCGAACACGGCCAGTTCCCGCCGGAGAGCATCGTCACACTGATGCGAGAGCTGTTCGGCGACAGCGTCTCCGAACCGTGGACGGACCCAGACGGAACCGGGGCGACCGGGGCCAGCGCCGCTTCAGGTGGCGAGTAGAAACGGTTTTGTGTCCGACCGCTTGAGGTACACCCGGGAACCGCACGACCGCAAATCCGACTCGCCGGCCGCTTGGCCGGCTTGGGATTGCGGTAGTGCTGGCGGCGAGGCCCGTGTGGCCGTGCCGCCGTCTACGCAACCAGCGGTCCGTGCAGTTCCAATCAGCACAGCAAACTATGGCACGAATGCATTCCCGCCGTCGCGGGTCGTCCGGTTCGGACCGCCCGACGGCAGACGAACCGCCGGAGTGGAGCGAAGTAGACGAAGACGCAATCGAAGACCGCGTCGTCGAGCTTGCCGAGGAAGGCTACGACCCGAGCCAGATCGGCCTCAAGCTCCGCGACGAAGGTGTACAGGGTGTTCCGGTCCCTGACGTGAAGCTGGCGACCGGCAAGAAGGTCACCGAGATTCTCGAGGAAAACGACGCCGAAAACGAGCTGCCGGAAGACCTCCGCAACCTGATGGAGCGGGCCATCCGGCTCCGCGAGCACATGGACCGGAACCCCGGCGACGCCCAGAACAAGCGGGCGCTCCAAAACACCGAATCGAAGATTCGACGCCTCGTCGACTACTACCGCGGCGACAAGCTCGACGAGGAGTTCACGTACAGCTACGAAGACGCCAAGGACCGACTGGAGTAACACACGCCGATGTCAGCCGCCGGCCACCCGGAACCAGCCCGCGACCGCGTCGCCGCGACGCTCCGTGACGCCGAGTTCGTTCGGCTCGTCGCGACCGCCGACGGCGACGCCCTCGCAGCCGCAGGGCTGCTCGCCAGCGGACTGGACGCCGCCGAGGTACCCTATCAGGTGAGCCTCGCGGCCGTTCCGGACCCACCGGCGACAGACGCGGACTGTACGGTCGCCGTCGGCACCGACGGCGGCGACGTAACCGTCAGCGAGTCGCCGCTTGCGGTCGCCGCCGCCGAAATCGTCCGCAGTCTCGCCGCGGAAGCCGTCGACGCTACGCTCGCACTCGCCGGCGCGTACTGTGCCGGCTACGAACCCGAAGGGTGGCTGCTCGAACAGGCCGGCCTCGAACGAGCACCCGGAATCGCTATCCCGACCGACGACAGCATCGAGGGGCTTGCAGGCTCGACACTCCTGCATGCCGGGTTCTCTGGCGACGGCGAGGCCGCAGCGGCCGCGGTCGCTGACCTCGAAACCGCCGACGGTCGGTCGCTGGCTTCGCTGGCCGCGCTTTCGGCCGTGGAGGATGCGCCGCCACGAGCCGCCAACGCGGTGCAGCGATTCCTGCATCCTCACTCCGTCGACCGCTTCGAGACACTCGGCGGCTTCGCCGACGTGCTGGATGCGGTCGCCAGAGAGCACCCCGGAAGTGGCATCGCGCTGGCGCTGGGCCACGACATCGAGGAGACGGCGCTGGAAGCGTGGCGTAGCCACGGCCAGCGCGCCCACGAGGCCGTTCGCTCGGCCTCGTCGAGCCGCTATGACGGCGTCTCCGTGGTCCGCGTCGACGGCGCAGCCCCGGACACGCTCGGGACTGTCGCCCGGCTCTGGTTCCACTATCGGAGCCCGGAGCCGACCGTCGTCGCCGTCACCGACGGCGCTGCAGCGGTCACAGCCGAGGGCGCAGTCGAGTCGCCGCTCCGGGAGGCCACGACGGCTCTCGGCGGCCGGTCGACCGCACGAAACGGCCACGGAACGGCCACCTTCGACGCGTCGGCAACCGATTTCACCGCCGCGATACGGGAGGCACTATGACCCAGCGTCGCCTGACGATACGGACCGACCACGACCGACCCGAAGTCGTCGCGGCCGCAGTCGCCGCTGACAACACAGCCGAGCTATCGACGCATGCCGAGGACGGAACGGTCGAGACCACAATCGAGCGCGAGACGACCGGCGGCCTCCGAACGACGGCTGACGACTACGTGTGTAACCTCATCGTCGCACAGCAGACAACCGACACGACAACCCAATCATGAGCGAACGTTCAGTATCCAAGCAGAAACAGGAGAAGCGATGGTACACCGTGATGGCCCCCGAGATATTCGACCGGGCCGAACTCGGTGAAACACCCGCAGACG from Natronomonas pharaonis DSM 2160 includes the following:
- a CDS encoding ribose 1,5-bisphosphate isomerase yields the protein MDETPELHSDVEETARRIAEMEVRGAASIADAAAAALGTQAATAESETPEAFRRTMRAAARRLYETRPTAVSLPNALRYVLSGMDGDDVETLQTTVQQRVSAFRDDLDDAQDRLGQIGAGRFSDGDVVMTHCHSSDALSCIEAAVESGADIEAVVKETRPRKQGHITASELRELGVPVTLIVDSAAHSFLDDVDHVLVGADSIAADGSVINKIGTAGLAVSARDRGVPVVVAAQSIKLHPKTLTGTAVAIERRDIREVLDEETHEDIGAAEVANPAFDVTPPRHVDAIVTEHGQFPPESIVTLMRELFGDSVSEPWTDPDGTGATGASAASGGE
- a CDS encoding 30S ribosomal protein S15; protein product: MARMHSRRRGSSGSDRPTADEPPEWSEVDEDAIEDRVVELAEEGYDPSQIGLKLRDEGVQGVPVPDVKLATGKKVTEILEENDAENELPEDLRNLMERAIRLREHMDRNPGDAQNKRALQNTESKIRRLVDYYRGDKLDEEFTYSYEDAKDRLE
- a CDS encoding KEOPS complex subunit Pcc1, coding for MTQRRLTIRTDHDRPEVVAAAVAADNTAELSTHAEDGTVETTIERETTGGLRTTADDYVCNLIVAQQTTDTTTQS